From the Lysobacterales bacterium genome, one window contains:
- the guaB gene encoding IMP dehydrogenase: MRILAEAMTFDDVSLVPAHSIVLPRDVNLATRLGPNLLLNLPIVAAAMDTVTESRLAIAMAQLGGLGIIHKNMTVEQQATEVALVKKFEAGVIRDPITVAPETSIRDVLSLTRARNISGVPVVEGGHLVGIVTSRDLRFETQLDEPVSRIMTKQDRLVTVREGASDDEVLQLMHTHRIEKVLVVNEQFKLRGLITVKDIQKARDNPNAAKDSAERLAVGAAVGTGGDTEQRVSALVEAGVDVIVVDTAHGHSQGVLERVAWVKKQFPNLCVIGGNIVTGEAAIALADHGADAVKVGIGPGSICTTRIVAGVGVPQITAIDLVATALKDRIPLIADGGIRYSGDIGKAIAAGASAVMIGGLFAGTEEAPGEVELFQGRSYKSYRGMGSLGAMQQGSKDRYFQDASDADKLVPEGIEGRVPYRGPLRNIVHQLAGGLRASMGYVGCASIAEMRTKPMFVRVSAAGMRESHVHDVTITKEPPNYRMQ, from the coding sequence ATGCGCATCCTGGCCGAAGCAATGACCTTCGACGACGTTTCCCTTGTCCCCGCCCATTCCATCGTCTTGCCGCGCGACGTGAATCTGGCGACACGCCTGGGGCCAAACCTGCTGCTGAACCTGCCGATCGTTGCTGCGGCGATGGACACCGTGACCGAATCGCGACTCGCGATCGCGATGGCCCAGCTCGGCGGTCTCGGCATCATCCACAAGAACATGACGGTCGAGCAGCAGGCGACCGAAGTCGCCCTGGTCAAGAAGTTCGAGGCCGGCGTCATCCGCGACCCGATCACGGTCGCGCCGGAAACCAGCATCCGCGATGTGCTGAGCCTGACCCGGGCACGCAATATCTCCGGGGTGCCGGTGGTCGAGGGCGGGCATCTGGTCGGTATCGTCACCAGCCGCGATCTGCGCTTCGAGACGCAACTGGATGAACCGGTCAGCCGCATCATGACCAAGCAGGATCGCCTGGTCACCGTGCGCGAAGGCGCCAGCGACGACGAGGTGCTGCAGTTGATGCACACGCACCGCATCGAGAAAGTGCTGGTCGTGAACGAGCAGTTCAAGCTGCGTGGCCTGATCACCGTGAAAGACATCCAGAAGGCGCGCGACAATCCGAACGCGGCCAAGGATTCGGCCGAGCGTCTGGCGGTCGGCGCCGCGGTCGGTACCGGCGGCGATACCGAGCAGCGTGTGTCTGCGCTGGTCGAAGCTGGCGTCGACGTGATCGTCGTCGACACTGCACATGGCCATTCGCAGGGCGTGCTCGAGCGCGTCGCCTGGGTCAAGAAGCAGTTTCCGAACCTGTGCGTGATCGGCGGGAACATCGTCACCGGCGAAGCGGCGATCGCGCTGGCCGATCATGGCGCCGATGCAGTCAAGGTCGGCATCGGCCCGGGTTCGATCTGCACCACGCGCATCGTGGCCGGTGTCGGCGTGCCGCAGATCACCGCGATCGACCTGGTCGCGACCGCATTGAAGGATCGCATCCCGCTGATTGCCGACGGTGGGATTCGTTATTCCGGCGACATCGGCAAGGCGATTGCCGCTGGTGCAAGCGCGGTGATGATTGGCGGCCTGTTCGCCGGCACCGAAGAGGCGCCGGGCGAGGTCGAACTGTTCCAGGGACGGTCCTACAAGAGTTATCGCGGCATGGGTTCGCTCGGCGCGATGCAGCAGGGCAGCAAGGATCGCTATTTCCAGGACGCGTCCGACGCCGACAAGCTGGTGCCCGAAGGGATCGAGGGCCGTGTGCCGTATCGCGGTCCGCTGCGCAACATCGTGCACCAGTTGGCCGGTGGCTTGCGTGCGTCGATGGGCTATGTCGGTTGCGCCTCGATCGCCGAGATGCGCACGAAGCCGATGTTCGTCCGCGTCAGCGCGGCCGGGATGCGCGAGTCGCACGTGCACGACGTGACGATCACCAAGGAACCGCCGAATTACCGGATGCAGTAG
- a CDS encoding TRAP transporter large permease subunit, with protein MTTLLIALLILLLAALGAPLFALVAAVAWLGLHSAGYDETLLAAQFWSLTEMPVLIAIPLFTLAGYLLSESKAPQRLLRLSEALLGWLHGGLAIVALLVCAFFTAFTGASGVTIIAFGALLLPALRQAGYPERFSYGVVTTAPSLGMLFAPSVPLILYGIVAQQLSTTPSVSINDMFAAGVLPGLMMIAVVSAYSMWRAPKRSHDIPFSLAEARAAVWDARWELPLPVILIGGVYGGVFATSEAAAVVALYVLFVTVVVRREISLVRLPSVLRDSMMLVGAILLILGVSLALTNVIIDAEIPARLIEWVSAHVDSKLAFLLLLNLFLLLLGMMLDVFSATVIMVPILLPIAMHYGVHPVHLGIMFLANMEIGYFMPPMGMNLFIASYRFDKPVLTLARSCLPFFWLLLGCVLVITYFPSLSLVWID; from the coding sequence ATGACGACGCTGCTGATTGCGTTGCTGATCCTGCTTCTGGCAGCGCTGGGTGCGCCCTTGTTTGCCTTGGTCGCTGCTGTCGCCTGGCTCGGCCTGCACTCGGCCGGTTATGACGAAACCCTGCTCGCGGCACAGTTCTGGAGTCTCACCGAGATGCCGGTGCTGATCGCGATTCCGCTGTTCACGCTGGCCGGGTACCTGCTCAGCGAGAGCAAGGCGCCACAGCGATTGTTGCGTCTGTCCGAGGCTTTGCTCGGTTGGTTGCATGGGGGCTTGGCGATCGTTGCGCTGCTCGTCTGCGCATTCTTCACCGCCTTCACCGGTGCCTCCGGCGTCACCATCATCGCCTTCGGTGCGTTGCTGCTGCCGGCCTTGCGCCAGGCGGGCTATCCCGAGCGTTTTTCCTATGGCGTGGTCACCACGGCACCCAGCCTCGGCATGCTGTTCGCGCCTTCGGTACCGCTGATCCTGTACGGCATTGTCGCGCAACAGCTCAGCACCACGCCCAGCGTCAGCATCAACGACATGTTCGCAGCCGGCGTGTTGCCGGGGCTGATGATGATTGCCGTCGTGTCGGCCTACAGCATGTGGCGTGCGCCAAAGCGCTCGCACGATATTCCGTTTTCGTTGGCCGAAGCGCGTGCCGCGGTATGGGACGCGCGCTGGGAATTGCCCTTGCCGGTCATCCTGATTGGTGGCGTCTACGGCGGCGTGTTCGCGACCTCCGAAGCCGCCGCCGTGGTTGCGCTGTACGTGTTGTTCGTCACCGTCGTGGTGCGGCGCGAGATCTCGCTGGTGCGATTGCCGTCGGTCCTGCGCGATTCGATGATGCTGGTGGGTGCGATCCTGCTCATCCTGGGCGTATCGCTGGCGCTGACCAACGTGATCATCGATGCCGAGATTCCGGCGCGGCTGATCGAATGGGTGAGCGCGCACGTCGACAGCAAGCTGGCCTTCCTGCTGCTGCTGAACCTGTTCCTGCTCCTGCTCGGGATGATGCTCGATGTGTTCTCGGCCACCGTCATCATGGTGCCGATCCTGCTGCCGATCGCGATGCACTACGGCGTGCACCCGGTGCATCTCGGCATCATGTTCCTGGCCAACATGGAAATCGGCTACTTCATGCCGCCGATGGGCATGAATCTCTTCATCGCCAGCTACCGTTTCGACAAGCCGGTGCTGACCCTGGCCCGTTCCTGCCTGCCGTTCTTCTGGCTGCTGCTGGGTTGCGTGCTGGTCATCACCTATTTCCCGTCGCTGTCGCTGGTCTGGATCGACTGA
- a CDS encoding TRAP transporter small permease, with product MKSGIGGALRLINTVENVLIAALALALIVLSGLQIVLRLLDHGLIWLDPLLRVLVIWVALLGAVAAARSDKHISLDVVGKLLHGKALRVARVFAFGFASLMSFALLRASLGLIEIDRESATMLFGTVPTWWAELILPFAFGMLTLRFALRAFAVPERSVMAP from the coding sequence GTGAAATCCGGCATCGGCGGTGCGCTCAGGCTCATCAACACCGTCGAGAACGTGTTGATCGCCGCGCTGGCCTTGGCGCTGATCGTGCTGTCCGGGCTGCAGATCGTGTTGCGTCTGCTCGACCACGGGTTGATCTGGCTCGACCCGCTGCTGCGCGTGCTGGTGATCTGGGTCGCCTTGCTCGGTGCCGTCGCGGCGGCGCGCAGCGACAAGCACATCAGTCTGGACGTGGTCGGCAAGTTGCTGCACGGCAAGGCCCTGCGTGTCGCGCGCGTGTTCGCGTTCGGCTTCGCCTCGTTGATGTCGTTCGCGCTGTTGCGCGCCTCGCTCGGCCTGATCGAGATCGACCGCGAATCGGCCACGATGTTGTTCGGCACGGTGCCGACCTGGTGGGCCGAACTGATCCTCCCGTTCGCGTTCGGAATGCTGACGCTGCGCTTCGCGTTGCGTGCGTTCGCGGTACCTGAACGATCGGTGATGGCGCCATGA
- the dctP gene encoding TRAP transporter substrate-binding protein DctP translates to MLKRLMIAIVALAATAAEAQTLKIATLAPEGTVWMKEMRAAGASIKSRTAGRVEVKFFPGGVMGNDTAVLRKIKLGQLQGGALSGAELSPIYRDASIYSLPFIFNDLAEVDYVRGKIDPLLRAGFEKSGLVAVGLSGGGFAYLMSTKPIANKDDLRATKVWVPQNDRIAQVAFEKAGVNPIALPLGDVNTSLQTGLLETVGITTSGAIAFQWHTKVKHAVDLPLTYVIGVLAIDQKAFNRVTAADQPIVREEFAKAFAELDAAGKRDNESARAALTKQGIVFKVPSADEIGYWHGIGEQTLKQMLANNEISKELLDAILQARAEYRAKTAPAAGAKP, encoded by the coding sequence ATGCTGAAGCGTCTCATGATCGCGATCGTCGCATTGGCCGCCACCGCGGCCGAAGCGCAAACCCTGAAAATCGCCACGCTGGCGCCGGAAGGCACGGTGTGGATGAAGGAAATGCGCGCGGCCGGCGCGAGCATCAAGTCCCGGACCGCGGGCCGGGTCGAGGTGAAATTCTTCCCTGGTGGCGTGATGGGCAACGACACTGCGGTGTTGCGAAAGATCAAGCTCGGCCAATTGCAGGGCGGGGCGCTGTCCGGGGCCGAGCTGTCGCCGATCTATCGCGACGCCAGCATCTACAGCTTGCCGTTTATCTTCAACGATCTCGCCGAAGTCGACTACGTGCGCGGCAAGATCGATCCGCTGCTGCGTGCCGGCTTCGAGAAGTCCGGCTTGGTCGCGGTCGGCCTGTCCGGCGGCGGCTTTGCCTATCTGATGAGCACCAAGCCGATCGCGAACAAGGACGATCTGCGCGCGACAAAGGTGTGGGTGCCGCAGAACGACCGCATCGCCCAGGTCGCGTTCGAAAAGGCCGGGGTCAATCCGATCGCGTTGCCGCTGGGCGACGTCAACACCTCGTTGCAGACGGGTCTGCTGGAAACCGTCGGCATCACCACCAGCGGCGCGATCGCGTTCCAGTGGCACACCAAGGTGAAGCATGCGGTCGACTTGCCGCTGACCTACGTGATCGGCGTGCTTGCGATCGATCAGAAAGCGTTCAATCGCGTCACCGCGGCCGACCAGCCGATCGTGCGCGAGGAATTCGCGAAGGCGTTTGCCGAACTCGACGCCGCAGGCAAGCGCGATAACGAGTCAGCACGCGCTGCGCTGACCAAGCAGGGCATCGTGTTCAAGGTGCCGAGTGCCGACGAGATCGGCTATTGGCACGGCATCGGCGAGCAGACCTTGAAGCAGATGCTCGCGAACAACGAGATTTCGAAGGAGTTGCTCGACGCCATCCTGCAGGCGCGCGCCGAGTATCGGGCCAAAACGGCGCCGGCGGCAGGTGCGAAGCCGTGA
- the folD gene encoding bifunctional methylenetetrahydrofolate dehydrogenase/methenyltetrahydrofolate cyclohydrolase FolD, producing MAARVLDGKRIADEVLNGIAGRVRARVTRGQRRPGLAVVLVGQDPASSVYVRNKRRACERVGFVTKDFDLPATIDSAELYALIDRLNADPEVDGILVQLPLPAHVDATDLIQRIRPDKDVDGFHAENVGRLALRQPGLRPCTPKGIMTLLAHTDKPVRGRHAVIVGVSNHVGRPLLLEYLLAGATVTACHRFTRDLAEQVAQADLLTVAVGKPGLVKGEWVKPGAVVIDVGINRLADGSLTGDVEYAAAAARASWITPVPGGVGPMTVAMLMQNTLEATEMRGD from the coding sequence ATGGCGGCGCGGGTTCTCGATGGAAAGCGGATCGCGGACGAGGTGCTGAACGGCATCGCCGGGCGCGTGCGGGCGCGGGTGACGCGCGGGCAGCGTCGGCCGGGTCTGGCGGTTGTGCTGGTCGGCCAGGATCCGGCTTCGTCCGTTTACGTCCGCAACAAGCGCCGCGCCTGTGAGCGCGTCGGTTTCGTGACCAAGGACTTCGACTTGCCGGCAACGATCGACAGTGCCGAACTTTATGCGCTGATCGACCGCCTCAATGCCGACCCCGAAGTGGATGGCATCCTCGTGCAACTGCCGCTGCCTGCCCACGTCGACGCCACCGACCTGATCCAGCGCATCCGCCCGGACAAGGATGTCGACGGCTTTCACGCCGAGAATGTCGGTCGCCTGGCGCTGCGTCAGCCAGGACTGCGCCCGTGTACGCCGAAGGGCATCATGACCCTGCTCGCGCACACCGACAAACCCGTCCGCGGACGCCATGCCGTGATTGTCGGCGTGTCGAATCATGTCGGTCGGCCCTTGCTGCTCGAATACCTGCTGGCGGGCGCCACGGTCACGGCCTGCCACCGCTTTACCCGTGACCTGGCGGAACAGGTCGCCCAGGCCGACCTGCTGACCGTGGCCGTGGGGAAACCCGGCCTGGTGAAGGGCGAGTGGGTGAAACCGGGGGCGGTGGTCATCGACGTCGGCATCAACCGGCTCGCGGACGGCTCCTTGACCGGCGATGTCGAGTACGCGGCCGCCGCGGCACGAGCGTCGTGGATCACCCCGGTGCCGGGGGGGGTAGGGCCGATGACGGTGGCGATGCTGATGCAGAACACCCTCGAAGCCACCGAGATGCGGGGCGATTGA
- a CDS encoding amino acid permease produces the protein MLFERVKPLDQILEAAEKKGLKRQLGAFDLTMLGIGAIIGTGIFVLTAVAANKAGPGMMYSFVIAGIVCALTALIYAEIAAMVPVAGSAYTYSYAVLGELIAWMVGWALILEYAVAAGAVAVGWSGYANGFLREIGFGLPVALTAGPGDTITLADGTTANGAFNLIACLISLLITWLLVIGTSKSAKVTAVLVLVKIAALIAFVAVALPAVDGANFEPMLPNGWGTPLSGTGVLGAAASIFFAYVGFDAVSTAAEETKDPNRNIPIGLIGSLAICTVFYLLVSYAAIGTTGAQPGGALSQSKEPLAFVLRNLGWPSLGNWVGIAAIVALPSVILMMIYGQTRILFTMSRDGLMPKMFSDVHPRFFTPHKVTIVTGIAVSLFAAMFPVDALADISNSGTLFAFFVVAAGVMLLRLREPGRNRPFKTPLVWIVGPLAMAGCALLFVSLGWYTIKLFLIWAVIGLIVYFAYARSRSILAHGERK, from the coding sequence ATGTTGTTCGAACGCGTCAAACCGCTGGACCAGATCCTCGAAGCGGCCGAAAAGAAAGGCCTCAAGCGCCAGCTCGGTGCATTTGACCTCACGATGCTCGGCATCGGCGCCATCATTGGCACCGGTATCTTCGTGCTCACTGCAGTGGCCGCCAACAAGGCGGGGCCGGGCATGATGTATTCGTTCGTCATCGCCGGCATCGTCTGCGCCTTGACCGCACTGATCTACGCCGAAATTGCTGCGATGGTGCCTGTCGCAGGCTCCGCATACACCTATTCCTATGCAGTGCTCGGCGAGTTGATCGCGTGGATGGTCGGTTGGGCGCTGATTCTCGAATACGCGGTGGCCGCCGGTGCCGTGGCCGTGGGCTGGTCCGGGTATGCGAACGGCTTCCTGCGGGAGATCGGTTTCGGTTTGCCCGTGGCATTGACGGCCGGTCCGGGGGACACCATCACGCTGGCCGATGGCACGACCGCGAACGGCGCGTTCAACCTGATCGCCTGCCTGATTTCGTTGCTGATCACCTGGTTGCTGGTCATCGGTACGTCGAAGAGCGCGAAAGTCACTGCGGTGCTGGTGCTGGTCAAGATCGCTGCACTGATCGCGTTCGTGGCGGTGGCCCTGCCGGCCGTCGATGGCGCGAATTTCGAACCGATGCTGCCGAATGGCTGGGGTACGCCGCTGTCCGGTACCGGTGTGCTCGGTGCCGCGGCGTCGATCTTCTTCGCCTACGTCGGTTTCGATGCCGTTTCGACCGCTGCGGAAGAAACCAAGGATCCGAACCGCAATATCCCGATCGGGCTGATTGGTTCCCTGGCGATCTGCACGGTCTTCTACCTGCTGGTGTCCTACGCGGCCATCGGCACCACCGGCGCACAGCCGGGCGGGGCGCTCTCGCAGTCCAAGGAGCCCTTGGCCTTTGTCCTGCGCAACCTCGGCTGGCCGAGTCTTGGCAACTGGGTCGGCATCGCCGCGATCGTTGCGCTGCCTTCGGTCATCCTGATGATGATCTATGGTCAGACACGCATCCTGTTCACGATGTCGCGTGATGGCCTGATGCCGAAGATGTTCTCGGACGTGCATCCGCGTTTCTTCACGCCGCACAAGGTCACGATCGTCACTGGCATCGCGGTGTCCCTGTTTGCCGCCATGTTTCCGGTTGATGCGTTGGCCGACATCTCGAACTCGGGCACCTTGTTCGCCTTCTTTGTCGTGGCCGCCGGCGTGATGCTACTGCGCCTGCGCGAACCTGGCCGAAACCGTCCGTTCAAGACGCCGCTGGTCTGGATCGTCGGCCCATTGGCCATGGCAGGTTGCGCGTTGCTGTTCGTGAGCCTCGGCTGGTACACGATCAAGCTGTTCCTGATCTGGGCAGTGATTGGTCTGATCGTGTATTTTGCCTACGCCCGCTCGCGCAGCATCCTCGCGCACGGCGAGCGCAAGTAG
- a CDS encoding NUDIX hydrolase, which translates to MSAFELRAALSHYTSGEPDECAACIRFLELIVAEPRCLWRDAFPAHFTASAWLVSADGERALLMHHRKLDRWLQPGGHADGDANLPQVALREADEETGLHGLSVDPSIFDLDAHEIPARMSEPAHWHYDVRFVVRCTGSEAFNANDESRAMTWRPVSGIAKDMHIDPSIRRMARRWLARTR; encoded by the coding sequence ATGAGCGCATTCGAACTCCGGGCCGCATTGAGCCATTACACCTCCGGCGAACCTGACGAATGCGCCGCGTGCATCCGCTTCCTCGAGCTGATCGTCGCCGAACCGCGCTGCCTCTGGCGCGATGCGTTTCCGGCGCATTTCACCGCCTCGGCCTGGCTGGTGTCCGCCGACGGCGAGCGTGCCCTGCTGATGCACCATCGCAAGCTCGACCGCTGGCTGCAGCCCGGTGGCCACGCCGACGGCGATGCCAACCTGCCGCAGGTCGCGCTGCGCGAGGCCGACGAAGAGACCGGGCTGCACGGGCTCTCGGTCGATCCGTCGATTTTCGATCTCGACGCGCACGAGATCCCGGCACGCATGAGCGAACCCGCGCACTGGCATTACGACGTGCGCTTCGTCGTGCGCTGCACGGGATCGGAGGCCTTCAACGCGAATGACGAGTCCCGCGCGATGACGTGGCGCCCGGTGTCGGGCATCGCCAAAGACATGCACATCGATCCGTCGATCCGACGCATGGCCCGACGCTGGCTGGCCCGGACGCGCTGA
- a CDS encoding Hpt domain-containing protein: MSDVVINQAMLDQFRMLERAGKPGILVQMIGMFVKGSGDQITALLAASDAGDVEKLRVTSHTLKSNAASFGAGDLADLCRDIETDARMGVGRLDPDRRMRLLGLHAASCAALQREIG; the protein is encoded by the coding sequence ATGAGCGATGTGGTGATCAACCAGGCGATGCTGGACCAGTTCCGCATGCTGGAGCGCGCCGGCAAGCCCGGCATCCTCGTGCAGATGATCGGCATGTTCGTGAAGGGCTCCGGCGATCAGATCACCGCATTGCTAGCCGCCAGCGATGCCGGGGATGTCGAGAAGCTGCGCGTGACCAGCCACACCCTGAAATCCAATGCCGCCAGTTTCGGTGCGGGCGATCTCGCCGACCTGTGTCGTGACATCGAGACCGACGCGCGCATGGGCGTCGGTCGCCTCGATCCGGATCGGCGCATGCGCCTGCTCGGCCTGCATGCCGCCAGTTGTGCGGCGTTGCAGCGCGAAATCGGCTGA
- a CDS encoding DNA recombination protein RmuC, producing the protein MSLLIGMLIGAALVAAPMSFWAARHAQRRFDAGRVSRDDDFAGLEARLGSSEKALQEARVVAQAAAEARAALAARMDESASAHAEKLRWIDAAREQLAQQFQSIAASILDAKSERFAASNNEQVGALMAPLREQLQQFQQLVVESRAQEGESRAVLRTEIVQLRQMNERLSGDAMNLARALTGDTKSQGAWGELVLERLLEASGLSEGRDYETQVVLRDEGNETRRPDVVVRLPGGRDVVIDAKVSLTAFERWCNDTDAAARDRHLAEHLGSMRRHIDDLGKRGYARSSGLASNGIVLMFVPIEAAYLEAIRVDPKLYELALRSDVVVVSPGMLLGVLRTVDHVWKAEARSRNAEKIAERAGLLYDKFAAFVQDLQRASEQVGKARESIDTAIGKLATGRGHLVGQVEKLRQLGARSSRDLRNLLPIADNDEDDGEGDAT; encoded by the coding sequence GTGAGCCTGTTGATCGGAATGCTCATCGGCGCTGCCCTCGTGGCCGCGCCGATGTCGTTTTGGGCGGCGCGCCATGCGCAGCGACGATTCGATGCCGGTCGCGTCAGCCGCGACGACGATTTCGCTGGACTGGAAGCGCGCCTCGGCAGCAGCGAGAAGGCCCTCCAGGAGGCGCGCGTCGTGGCTCAGGCCGCGGCGGAGGCACGCGCGGCGCTCGCGGCGCGCATGGACGAGTCGGCCAGTGCCCACGCCGAAAAGCTGCGCTGGATCGACGCCGCCCGCGAGCAACTGGCGCAGCAGTTCCAGTCAATCGCGGCATCCATTCTCGATGCCAAGTCCGAGCGGTTTGCCGCGAGCAACAACGAACAGGTCGGCGCGTTGATGGCGCCGCTGCGCGAGCAGTTGCAGCAGTTCCAGCAACTGGTCGTCGAATCGCGCGCGCAGGAAGGCGAGAGCCGAGCGGTGCTGCGTACCGAAATCGTCCAACTCCGTCAGATGAACGAGCGTCTGAGCGGCGACGCGATGAACCTGGCGCGGGCACTGACCGGCGACACCAAGAGTCAGGGCGCCTGGGGTGAATTGGTGCTGGAACGCCTGCTCGAGGCGTCCGGGTTGAGCGAAGGTCGCGACTACGAGACGCAGGTGGTGTTGCGCGACGAAGGCAATGAAACCCGCCGCCCCGATGTGGTCGTGCGCTTGCCTGGCGGTCGCGATGTGGTGATCGATGCCAAGGTGTCGCTGACGGCATTCGAACGCTGGTGCAATGACACGGATGCGGCCGCGCGCGACAGGCACCTGGCCGAGCATCTCGGTTCGATGCGTCGGCATATCGACGACCTGGGCAAGCGCGGCTATGCGCGATCGAGCGGCCTCGCGTCGAACGGCATCGTGCTGATGTTCGTGCCGATCGAGGCGGCCTATCTGGAAGCGATCCGGGTCGATCCCAAACTGTATGAACTGGCTTTGCGCAGCGATGTCGTCGTGGTCAGTCCGGGCATGCTGCTCGGCGTGTTGCGCACCGTCGATCATGTCTGGAAGGCCGAGGCGCGCAGTCGCAATGCCGAGAAGATCGCCGAGCGCGCCGGTCTGCTGTACGACAAGTTCGCGGCGTTCGTGCAGGACTTGCAGCGCGCATCGGAGCAGGTCGGCAAGGCGCGCGAGAGCATCGATACCGCGATCGGCAAACTCGCGACCGGGCGTGGACATCTGGTCGGGCAAGTCGAAAAGCTTCGTCAACTCGGCGCCCGCAGCAGCCGCGACCTGCGCAATCTGCTGCCGATCGCCGACAATGACGAGGACGACGGCGAGGGTGACGCGACATGA
- a CDS encoding high-potential iron-sulfur protein, translated as MKTSRRQFLAIGVTAVAAAAIAPRVARAQGALPQIDEADPTAAALGYKHDSSKVDAAKYPNHKPTQACANCKLVQGADADAWRPCSIFPGKTVNAKGWCAAYAAKA; from the coding sequence ATCAAGACCAGCCGCCGCCAGTTCCTGGCCATCGGCGTGACCGCCGTTGCCGCTGCCGCCATCGCCCCGCGCGTCGCCCGCGCCCAGGGCGCATTGCCGCAGATCGACGAGGCTGATCCGACCGCTGCTGCACTCGGTTACAAGCACGACAGCAGCAAGGTCGATGCCGCGAAATATCCGAATCACAAGCCGACGCAGGCCTGCGCGAATTGCAAGCTGGTGCAGGGGGCTGATGCCGATGCATGGCGTCCGTGCAGCATCTTCCCGGGCAAGACCGTCAATGCGAAGGGTTGGTGCGCGGCCTACGCCGCCAAGGCATGA
- a CDS encoding methylthioribulose 1-phosphate dehydratase: MQTLDANGFQYAAQALADAARELAQLGWTPATSSNFSSRLDDVSAVITISGRDKGRLGVDDFMVVDFDGRAVGSEHRPSAETLLHTQLYVHDANIGCVLHTHSRVQTVSSRLFADRGEIVLAGYELLKAFRGYDTHEATMRLPVLPNSQDMPALAALIEPCLKRELPLHGYLIDGHGIYAWGRDLKEARRHLDAFEFLLACELDLWNLRR; this comes from the coding sequence ATGCAAACCCTTGATGCGAATGGTTTTCAATACGCAGCGCAAGCACTGGCCGACGCCGCCCGCGAACTCGCGCAACTGGGCTGGACACCGGCGACGAGCAGCAACTTCTCCTCGCGCCTCGACGACGTTTCGGCGGTCATCACCATTTCGGGTCGCGACAAGGGCCGGCTCGGCGTCGACGACTTCATGGTCGTCGATTTTGACGGCCGCGCGGTCGGTTCCGAACATCGACCATCCGCCGAAACCCTCCTGCATACCCAGCTGTACGTGCACGACGCGAACATCGGTTGCGTCTTGCACACCCATTCTCGGGTACAGACCGTGTCGTCGCGCCTGTTCGCCGACCGGGGCGAGATCGTGCTTGCCGGCTACGAATTGCTGAAGGCGTTCCGAGGCTATGACACCCACGAAGCGACCATGCGGCTGCCGGTGCTGCCGAATTCGCAGGACATGCCGGCGCTGGCAGCGCTGATCGAACCCTGCCTGAAACGCGAGCTGCCGCTGCATGGCTACCTGATCGACGGCCACGGCATTTACGCCTGGGGTCGCGACCTCAAGGAAGCCCGCCGCCATCTCGATGCCTTCGAATTCCTGCTCGCCTGCGAGCTTGATCTGTGGAACCTGCGCCGATGA
- a CDS encoding cupin encodes MSRLRIFNESDATTVITETRDHALIAELLAREAVRFERWAAHAPVQPGATPDEVITAYRPDIDRIMAEKDYKAVDVISLSHDHPQKDALRQKFLNEHRHSEDEVRFFVAGSGLFTLHLDTRVFEVLCEQGDLISVPDNTRHWFDMGPHPHFIAIRIFSNVEGWVANFTGDDIAQRFPRYEN; translated from the coding sequence ATGAGCCGACTTCGCATCTTCAACGAGTCCGACGCCACGACCGTCATCACCGAAACCCGGGATCACGCCCTGATCGCCGAACTGCTGGCCCGCGAAGCCGTGCGCTTCGAACGCTGGGCCGCGCACGCGCCGGTGCAGCCGGGTGCGACGCCGGACGAAGTGATCACCGCGTATCGTCCGGATATCGACCGCATCATGGCCGAGAAAGACTACAAGGCCGTGGACGTGATCAGCCTGAGCCACGATCACCCGCAGAAGGATGCGTTGCGGCAGAAATTCCTGAACGAACATCGCCACAGCGAGGACGAGGTGCGTTTCTTCGTCGCCGGTTCGGGCCTGTTCACCCTGCACCTCGACACGCGCGTGTTCGAAGTGCTGTGCGAGCAGGGTGATCTGATCAGCGTGCCCGACAACACCCGGCACTGGTTCGACATGGGTCCGCATCCGCACTTCATCGCGATCCGCATCTTCAGCAATGTCGAAGGCTGGGTCGCGAACTTCACCGGCGACGACATCGCGCAACGCTTCCCGCGGTACGAGAACTGA